A window from Molothrus ater isolate BHLD 08-10-18 breed brown headed cowbird chromosome 24, BPBGC_Mater_1.1, whole genome shotgun sequence encodes these proteins:
- the GPN2 gene encoding LOW QUALITY PROTEIN: GPN-loop GTPase 2 (The sequence of the model RefSeq protein was modified relative to this genomic sequence to represent the inferred CDS: inserted 1 base in 1 codon), which translates to MAEDSRPSPLAFGQVVIGPPGSGKSTYCQAMREFLARLGRRVAVVNLDPANEAVPGPCALDIGELVTLPDVMASLGLGPNGGLLYCMEYLEANADWLQERLRGLQGHYLLFDCPGXVELYTHHQALKNVFAQLAKWNFRLAAVHLVDSHYCTDPGKFISVLCTSLSTMLHVELPHVNVLSKMDLIEHYGKLAFNLDYYTEVLDLSYLVDHLASDPFFRNFRRLNEKLVEVIEDYSLVSFVPLNVQDKQSMRQVMQAVDKANGYSFGDREQHSLEALMSAAVGADFHFSSTLAVQEKYVQSQDKAVEEEVMDL; encoded by the exons ATGGCTGAGGACAGCCGGCCCAGCCCGCTGGCCTTTGGCCAGGTGGTGATCGGCCCCCCGGGCTCGGGGAAGAGCACCTACTGCCAGGCCATGCGGGAGTTCCTGGCGCGGCTGGGCCGCCGCGTGGCCGTGGTGAACCTGGACCCTGCCAACGAGGCCGTGCCCGGCCCCTGCGCCCTGGACATCGGCGAGCTGGTCACCCTGCCCGACGTGatggccagcctggggctgggccccAACGGGGGGCTGCTCTACTGCATGGAGTACCTGGAGGCCAACGCCGACTGGCTGCAGGAGCGGCTgcgggggctgcagggacactaCCTGCTCTTCGACTGCCCGG AGGTGGAGCTCTACACGCACCACCAGGCCCTCAAGAACGTCTTTGCCCAGCTGGCCAAGTGGAATTTCAGG CTGGCTGCCGTGCACCTGGTGGACTCCCACTACTGCACAGACCCTGGGAAGTTCatctctgtgctctgcaccTCGCTGTCCACCATGCTGCACGTGGAGCTGCCCCACGTCAACGTCCTCTCCAAGATGGACCTGATCGAGCACTACGGGAAGCTGG CTTTCAACCTGGATTATTACACCGAGGTGCTGGACCTCTCTTACCTCGTGGACCACTTGGCCTCCGATCCCTTCTTCAGGAATTTCCGCCGCCTCAACGAGAAGCTGGTGGAGGTGATTGAGGACTACAGCCTGGTGTCCTTCGTGCCACTCAACGTCCAG gacaAGCAGAGCATGAGGCAGGTGATGCAGGCTGTGGACAAGGCCAATGGATATTCCTTCGGGGACcgggagcagcacagcctggaggcGCTGATGTCGGCAGCTGTGGGCGCCGACTTCCACTTCTCTTC caccctggcagtgcaggagaagTATGTGCAATCTCAGGACAAAGCTGTGGAAGAGGAGGTGATGGATCTGTGA